One genomic window of Camelina sativa cultivar DH55 chromosome 5, Cs, whole genome shotgun sequence includes the following:
- the LOC104787143 gene encoding U4/U6 small nuclear ribonucleoprotein Prp31 isoform X4, with translation MDENDGDVGNEEEDVDMDMADLETLNYDDLDIVSKLQKSQRYIDIMQKVEEALAKDSDGAEKGTVLEDDPEYKLIVDCNQLSVDIENEIAIVHNFIRDKYKLKFQELESLVHHPIDYARVVKKIGNETDITLVDLGDLLPSAIIMGISVTSLTTKGSPLPEDVLQKVLGACDRALDLDSARKKVLDFVESKMGSIAPNLSAIVGSAVAAKLVGTAGGVSALAKMPACNVQVLGHKRKNLAGFSSTSQSRVGYLEQTEILQSTPPGLRARASRLVAAKSTLAARVDATRGDMAGINGRALREEIRKKIEKWQEPPPARQPKPLPVPDSEPKKRRGGRRLRKMKERYAVTDMRKMANRMRFGTPEESSLGAGLGEGYGMLGQAGSNRLRVSSVPSKLKLNAKVAKKLKERQYTGGATTSGLTSSLAFTPVQGIELCNPQQALGLGSGTQSTYFSESGTFSKLKKI, from the exons ATG GACGAGAATGATGGTGATGTTGGaaacgaggaagaagatgttgaCATGGACATGGCGGATTTAGAGACTCTTAACTATGATGATCTCGACATCGTCTCTAAGCTACAGAAAAGTCAGAGATATATTGATATAATGCAGAAAGTGGAGGAGGCTCTTGCAAAGGATTCTGATGGAGCTGAGAAAGGAACTGTATTGGAAGATGATCCTGAGTACAAGCTTATTGTGGATTGCAATCAGCTCTCTGTTGATATTGAGAATGAGATTGCTATTGTCCACAACTTTATTCGTGACAAGTACAAGCTTAAGTTTCAAGAGCTTGAGTCTCTGGTTCATCACCCTATCGATTATGCCCGTGTTGTGAAAAAGATTGGCAATGAGACGGATATAACTCTTGTTGATCTTGGTGACCTTCTTCCATCTGCTATTATTATGGGTATTTCAGTTACTTCTTTAACCACCAAAGGGAGTCCACTGCCAGAGGATGTCCTGCAAAAGGTGTTAGGGGCTTGTGATCGAGCTCTAGATCTTGATTCCGCAAGGAAGAAGGTCCTTGACTTTGTTGAAAGTAAGATGGGATCTATCGCACCTAATCTTTCCGCCATTGTTGGAAGTGCTGTTGCAGCTAAGCTCGTTGGGACTGCTGGAGGTGTGTCAGCACTTGCTAAAATGCCTGCCTGTAATGTTCAAGTTCTTGGCCACAAGAGGAAGAACCTTGCTGGGTTCTCTTCAACATCACAGTCCCGTGTGGGTTATTTGGAGCAGACAGAGATTCTCCAAAGCACACCTCCTGGACTTCGTGCTCGCGCTAGCAGGCTTGTGGCTGCAAAGTCAACTTTGGCAGCAAGAGTTGATGCTACTAGAGGGGACATGGCAGGAATAAATGGAAGAGCTTTGAGGGAGGAGATCCGTAAGAAGATTGAGAAGTGGCAAGAACCTCCTCCTGCAAGGCAGCCTAAGCCACTTCCTGTTCCTGATTCTGAGCCCAAGAAAAGAAGGGGTGGTCGCCGtctaagaaaaatgaaagaaag GTATGCAGTGACAGATATGAGAAAGATGGCCAACAGGATGCGGTTTGGTACACCCGAAGAGAGCTCCCttg GTGCTGGACTTGGTGAAGGCTATGGAATGCTTGGCCAGGCAGGAAGCAACAGGCTGCGAGTATCCAGTGTTCCCAGCAAGCTGAAACTTAATGCTAAGGTCGCCAAAAA GCTTAAAGAACGACAGTATACAGGTGGTGCAACTACCTCTGGTTTGACATCGAGCCTGGCTTTCACTCCTGTGCAG GGGATAGAGTTGTGCAATCCGCAACAGGCTCTAGGATTAGGCAGTGGGACTCAAAGCACTTACTTCTCAGAGTCAGGAACCTTCTCCAAGCTCAAGAAGATATAA
- the LOC104787143 gene encoding U4/U6 small nuclear ribonucleoprotein Prp31 isoform X1 codes for MATLEDSFLADLDELSDNEAEMDENDGDVGNEEEDVDMDMADLETLNYDDLDIVSKLQKSQRYIDIMQKVEEALAKDSDGAEKGTVLEDDPEYKLIVDCNQLSVDIENEIAIVHNFIRDKYKLKFQELESLVHHPIDYARVVKKIGNETDITLVDLGDLLPSAIIMGISVTSLTTKGSPLPEDVLQKVLGACDRALDLDSARKKVLDFVESKMGSIAPNLSAIVGSAVAAKLVGTAGGVSALAKMPACNVQVLGHKRKNLAGFSSTSQSRVGYLEQTEILQSTPPGLRARASRLVAAKSTLAARVDATRGDMAGINGRALREEIRKKIEKWQEPPPARQPKPLPVPDSEPKKRRGGRRLRKMKERYAVTDMRKMANRMRFGTPEESSLGAGLGEGYGMLGQAGSNRLRVSSVPSKLKLNAKVAKKLKERQYTGGATTSGLTSSLAFTPVQGIELCNPQQALGLGSGTQSTYFSESGTFSKLKKI; via the exons ATG GCAACTCTTGAAGATTCATTCCTTGCTGATCTTGACGAGTTATCTGACAATGAAGCAGAAATG GACGAGAATGATGGTGATGTTGGaaacgaggaagaagatgttgaCATGGACATGGCGGATTTAGAGACTCTTAACTATGATGATCTCGACATCGTCTCTAAGCTACAGAAAAGTCAGAGATATATTGATATAATGCAGAAAGTGGAGGAGGCTCTTGCAAAGGATTCTGATGGAGCTGAGAAAGGAACTGTATTGGAAGATGATCCTGAGTACAAGCTTATTGTGGATTGCAATCAGCTCTCTGTTGATATTGAGAATGAGATTGCTATTGTCCACAACTTTATTCGTGACAAGTACAAGCTTAAGTTTCAAGAGCTTGAGTCTCTGGTTCATCACCCTATCGATTATGCCCGTGTTGTGAAAAAGATTGGCAATGAGACGGATATAACTCTTGTTGATCTTGGTGACCTTCTTCCATCTGCTATTATTATGGGTATTTCAGTTACTTCTTTAACCACCAAAGGGAGTCCACTGCCAGAGGATGTCCTGCAAAAGGTGTTAGGGGCTTGTGATCGAGCTCTAGATCTTGATTCCGCAAGGAAGAAGGTCCTTGACTTTGTTGAAAGTAAGATGGGATCTATCGCACCTAATCTTTCCGCCATTGTTGGAAGTGCTGTTGCAGCTAAGCTCGTTGGGACTGCTGGAGGTGTGTCAGCACTTGCTAAAATGCCTGCCTGTAATGTTCAAGTTCTTGGCCACAAGAGGAAGAACCTTGCTGGGTTCTCTTCAACATCACAGTCCCGTGTGGGTTATTTGGAGCAGACAGAGATTCTCCAAAGCACACCTCCTGGACTTCGTGCTCGCGCTAGCAGGCTTGTGGCTGCAAAGTCAACTTTGGCAGCAAGAGTTGATGCTACTAGAGGGGACATGGCAGGAATAAATGGAAGAGCTTTGAGGGAGGAGATCCGTAAGAAGATTGAGAAGTGGCAAGAACCTCCTCCTGCAAGGCAGCCTAAGCCACTTCCTGTTCCTGATTCTGAGCCCAAGAAAAGAAGGGGTGGTCGCCGtctaagaaaaatgaaagaaag GTATGCAGTGACAGATATGAGAAAGATGGCCAACAGGATGCGGTTTGGTACACCCGAAGAGAGCTCCCttg GTGCTGGACTTGGTGAAGGCTATGGAATGCTTGGCCAGGCAGGAAGCAACAGGCTGCGAGTATCCAGTGTTCCCAGCAAGCTGAAACTTAATGCTAAGGTCGCCAAAAA GCTTAAAGAACGACAGTATACAGGTGGTGCAACTACCTCTGGTTTGACATCGAGCCTGGCTTTCACTCCTGTGCAG GGGATAGAGTTGTGCAATCCGCAACAGGCTCTAGGATTAGGCAGTGGGACTCAAAGCACTTACTTCTCAGAGTCAGGAACCTTCTCCAAGCTCAAGAAGATATAA
- the LOC104787142 gene encoding putative potassium transporter 12, with amino-acid sequence MDEIEEGSSNNSLRRVGTGSSDRRWVDGSEVDSQTPPFSEICRDRDYSFGNLRRRLMKKPKRADSLDVEAMEIAGSHGHSLKDLSLLGTVGIAFQTLGVVYGDMGTSPLYVFSDVFSKVPIRTEVDVLGALSLVIYTIAVIPLAKYVFVVLKANDNGEGGTFALYSLICRYAKVNKLPNQQPADEQISSFRLKLPTPELERALGIKEALETKGYLKTLLLLLVLMGTSMIIGDGILTPAMSVMSAMSGLQGEVEGFGTNALVMSSIVILVALFSIQRFGTGKVGFLFAPVLALWFFSLGAIGIYNLLKYDITVIRALNPFYIILFFKKNSKQAWSALGGCVLCITGAEAMFADLGHFSVRSIQMAFTCVVFPCLLLAYMGQAAYLTKHPDASARIFYDSVPASLFWPVFVIATLAAMIASQAMISATFSCVKQAMALGCFPRLKIIHTSKKRMGQIYIPVINWFLMIMCILVVSIFRSTTHIANAYGIAEVGVMMVSTVLVTLVMLLIWQTNLFLAICFPLIFGSVETIYLLAVLTKILEGGWVPLVFATFFLTVMYIWNYGSVLKYQSEVRERISMDFMRELGSTLGTIRIPGIGLLYNELVQGIPSIFGQFLLTLPAIHSTIIFVCIKYVPVPVVPQEERFLFRRVCPKDYHMFRCIARYGYKDVRKEDSRVFEQLLIESLEKFLRCEALEDALESTLNDFDPDRVSVASDTYTDDLMAPLIHRAKRSEPEQEFDSEVLPSSSVGSSMEEDPALEYELAALREATDSGLTYLLAHGDVRAKKNSIFLKKLVINYFYAFLRRNCRAGAANLTVPHMNILQAGMTYMV; translated from the exons ATGGATGAAATTGAAGAAGGAAGTAGCAACAATAGTCTCAGACGTGTTGGTACCGGAAGCAGTGACCGGAGATGGGTTGATGGAAGCGAGGTGGATTCTCAAACACCGCCGTTTTCTGAAATCTGCAGAGATAGAGATTACAGTTTTGGGAATTTGAGGAGGAGACTTATGAAAAAGCCTAAAAGAGCTGATTCTCTTGATGTTGAAGCCATGGAGATTGCAGGTTCTCATGGTCACAGTCTCAAG gaTTTGTCACTTTTGGGTACAGTTGGGATAGCGTTTCAGACGTTAGGTGTTGTTTATGGTGATATGGGGACATCCCCTTTGTATGTGTTCAGTGATGTTTTTAGTAAAGTTCCTATAAGAACAGAAGTTGATGTTCTTGGTGCCTTGTCTCTAGTCATCTACACTATTGCTGTGATTCCTTTGGCTAAGTATGTCTTTGTAGTCCTTAAAGCCAACGACAATGGTGAAG GAGGAACATTTGCGTTGTATTCACTTATTTGTAGGTATGCAAAGGTGAATAAGCTGCCAAATCAACAACCTGCTGATGAGCAGATCTCGAGTTTTAGGCTTAAACTCCCAACTCCTGAGTTGGAAAGAGCTCTGGGAATTAAAGAAGCTTTAGAGACTAAAGGGTACTtgaaaactcttcttcttctcttagtCCTAATGGGAACTTCCATGATTATTGGCGATGGGATTCTTACACCAGCTATGTCAG TGATGTCTGCAATGAGTGGTTTACAAGGTGAAGTTGAAGGATTTGGAACAA ATGCATTGGTTATGTCTTCAATTGTGATTCTCGTGGCTTTGTTCAGCATACAACGGTTTGGGACGGGTAAAGTAGGTTTTCTATTTGCTCCAGTTCTTGCGCTATGGTTCTTCTCTCTCGGTGCTATTGGAATCTATAATCTTTTGAAGTACGACATCACTGTCATAAGAGCATTAAACCCgttttacattattttgttcttcaagAAGAATAGCAAACAGGCTTGGTCTGCTCTTGGTGGATGTGTCTTATGCATTACAG GAGCCGAAGCAATGTTTGCAGATTTGGGACATTTCTCAGTTCGTTCTATACAGATGGCATTCACTTGCGTGGTATTCCCATGCCTTCTCTTAGCTTACATGGGTCAAGCTGCTTATCTAACAAAGCATCCTGATGCCTCGGCTCGTATATTCTATGATTCAGTTCCAG CGAGTTTGTTCTGGCCGGTGTTTGTGATCGCAACATTAGCGGCGATGATAGCAAGCCAAGCCATGATCTCTGCAACTTTCTCATGCGTCAAACAAGCAATGGCTCTTGGTTGCTTCCCAAGGCTGAAGATAATCCACACTTCTAAGAAACGGATGGGTCAAATCTACATTCCTGTCATCAATTGGTTCTTGATGATCATGTGCATACTCGTCGTCTCCATCTTCAGAAGCACAACCCACATCGCCAATGCTTACG GCATAGCAGAGGTTGGTGTAATGATGGTGAGCACAGTGTTGGTAACGCTAGTGATGCTTCTCATTTGGCAAACCAATCTATTTCTGGCTATCTGTTTTCCACTTATATTCGGATCCGTTGAGACCATTTACTTGCTTGCGGTTCTCACCAAGATCTTGGAAGGTGGTTGGGTTCCTCTAGTATTCGCCACTTTCTTCCTCACCGTAATGTACATTTGGAACTATGGAAGCGTTCTCAAGTACCAAAGCGAGGTTAGGGAAAGAATCTCAATGGATTTTATGCGTGAACTCGGTTCAACTCTTGGAACAATTCGAATCCCCGGGATTGGACTCCTTTATAATGAGCTTGTCCAAGGCATACCTTCCATTTTTGGACAGTTCTTGCTCACTCTTCCCGCAATTCACTCAACAATCATCTTTGTCTGTATCAAATATGTTCCTGTCCCGGTCGTTCCTCAAGAGGAGAGGTTCCTTTTCAGACGGGTATGTCCTAAGGACTACCATATGTTCAGGTGCATTGCAAGGTACGGTTACAAAGATGTTAGAAAGGAAGATTCTAGAGTCTTTGAACAGCTTCTTATTGAAAGTTTAGAGAAGTTCTTGCGATGTGAAGCGTTAGAGGATGCTTTAGAGAGCACTCTGAATGATTTTGATCCCGATAGGGTTTCTGTTGCAAGTGATACTTACACAGATGACCTCATGGCTCCTCTCATTCACCGTGCAAAGCGGTCTGAGCCAGAGCAAGAGTTTGATTCAGAGGTTTTGCCGTCTTCAAGCGTAGGGTCGTCTATGGAGGAAGATCCAGCTCTAGAATATGAGCTTGCGGCTTTGAGAGAAGCCACGGACTCGGGGCTAACGTATTTGCTGGCTCATGGAGATGTGAGGGCGAAGAAGAATTCGATTTTTTTGAAGAAGCTTGTGATTAATTACTTCTATGCGTTTTTGAGAAGGAACTGCAGAGCTGGGGCTGCGAACCTCACTGTTCCTCATATGAACATCTTGCAAGCTGGGATGACTTATATGGtctaa
- the LOC104787143 gene encoding U4/U6 small nuclear ribonucleoprotein Prp31 isoform X5, with product MDMADLETLNYDDLDIVSKLQKSQRYIDIMQKVEEALAKDSDGAEKGTVLEDDPEYKLIVDCNQLSVDIENEIAIVHNFIRDKYKLKFQELESLVHHPIDYARVVKKIGNETDITLVDLGDLLPSAIIMGISVTSLTTKGSPLPEDVLQKVLGACDRALDLDSARKKVLDFVESKMGSIAPNLSAIVGSAVAAKLVGTAGGVSALAKMPACNVQVLGHKRKNLAGFSSTSQSRVGYLEQTEILQSTPPGLRARASRLVAAKSTLAARVDATRGDMAGINGRALREEIRKKIEKWQEPPPARQPKPLPVPDSEPKKRRGGRRLRKMKERYAVTDMRKMANRMRFGTPEESSLGAGLGEGYGMLGQAGSNRLRVSSVPSKLKLNAKVAKKLKERQYTGGATTSGLTSSLAFTPVQGIELCNPQQALGLGSGTQSTYFSESGTFSKLKKI from the exons ATGGACATGGCGGATTTAGAGACTCTTAACTATGATGATCTCGACATCGTCTCTAAGCTACAGAAAAGTCAGAGATATATTGATATAATGCAGAAAGTGGAGGAGGCTCTTGCAAAGGATTCTGATGGAGCTGAGAAAGGAACTGTATTGGAAGATGATCCTGAGTACAAGCTTATTGTGGATTGCAATCAGCTCTCTGTTGATATTGAGAATGAGATTGCTATTGTCCACAACTTTATTCGTGACAAGTACAAGCTTAAGTTTCAAGAGCTTGAGTCTCTGGTTCATCACCCTATCGATTATGCCCGTGTTGTGAAAAAGATTGGCAATGAGACGGATATAACTCTTGTTGATCTTGGTGACCTTCTTCCATCTGCTATTATTATGGGTATTTCAGTTACTTCTTTAACCACCAAAGGGAGTCCACTGCCAGAGGATGTCCTGCAAAAGGTGTTAGGGGCTTGTGATCGAGCTCTAGATCTTGATTCCGCAAGGAAGAAGGTCCTTGACTTTGTTGAAAGTAAGATGGGATCTATCGCACCTAATCTTTCCGCCATTGTTGGAAGTGCTGTTGCAGCTAAGCTCGTTGGGACTGCTGGAGGTGTGTCAGCACTTGCTAAAATGCCTGCCTGTAATGTTCAAGTTCTTGGCCACAAGAGGAAGAACCTTGCTGGGTTCTCTTCAACATCACAGTCCCGTGTGGGTTATTTGGAGCAGACAGAGATTCTCCAAAGCACACCTCCTGGACTTCGTGCTCGCGCTAGCAGGCTTGTGGCTGCAAAGTCAACTTTGGCAGCAAGAGTTGATGCTACTAGAGGGGACATGGCAGGAATAAATGGAAGAGCTTTGAGGGAGGAGATCCGTAAGAAGATTGAGAAGTGGCAAGAACCTCCTCCTGCAAGGCAGCCTAAGCCACTTCCTGTTCCTGATTCTGAGCCCAAGAAAAGAAGGGGTGGTCGCCGtctaagaaaaatgaaagaaag GTATGCAGTGACAGATATGAGAAAGATGGCCAACAGGATGCGGTTTGGTACACCCGAAGAGAGCTCCCttg GTGCTGGACTTGGTGAAGGCTATGGAATGCTTGGCCAGGCAGGAAGCAACAGGCTGCGAGTATCCAGTGTTCCCAGCAAGCTGAAACTTAATGCTAAGGTCGCCAAAAA GCTTAAAGAACGACAGTATACAGGTGGTGCAACTACCTCTGGTTTGACATCGAGCCTGGCTTTCACTCCTGTGCAG GGGATAGAGTTGTGCAATCCGCAACAGGCTCTAGGATTAGGCAGTGGGACTCAAAGCACTTACTTCTCAGAGTCAGGAACCTTCTCCAAGCTCAAGAAGATATAA
- the LOC104787143 gene encoding U4/U6 small nuclear ribonucleoprotein Prp31 isoform X3, with product MATLEDSFLADLDELSDNEAEMDENDGDVGNEEEDVDMDMADLETLNYDDLDIVSKLQKSQRYIDIMQKVEEALAKDSDGAEKGTVLEDDPEYKLIVDCNQLSVDIENEIAIVHNFIRDKYKLKFQELESLVHHPIDYARVVKKIGNETDITLVDLGDLLPSAIIMGISVTSLTTKGSPLPEDVLQKVLGACDRALDLDSARKKVLDFVESKMGSIAPNLSAIVGSAVAAKLVGTAGGVSALAKMPACNVQVLGHKRKNLAGFSSTSQSRVGYLEQTEILQSTPPGLRARASRLVAAKSTLAARVDATRGDMAGINGRALREEIRKKIEKWQEPPPARQPKPLPVPDSEPKKRRGGRRLRKMKERYAVTDMRKMANRMRFGTPEESSLGAGLGEGYGMLGQAGSNRLRVSSVPSKLKLNAKVAKKLKERQYTGGATTSGLTSSLAFTPVQGIELCNPQQALGLGSGTQSTYFSESGTFSKLKKI from the exons ATG GCAACTCTTGAAGATTCATTCCTTGCTGATCTTGACGAGTTATCTGACAATGAAGCAGAAATG GACGAGAATGATGGTGATGTTGGaaacgaggaagaagatgttgaCATGGACATGGCGGATTTAGAGACTCTTAACTATGATGATCTCGACATCGTCTCTAAGCTACAGAAAAGTCAGAGATATATTGATATAATGCAGAAAGTGGAGGAGGCTCTTGCAAAGGATTCTGATGGAGCTGAGAAAGGAACTGTATTGGAAGATGATCCTGAGTACAAGCTTATTGTGGATTGCAATCAGCTCTCTGTTGATATTGAGAATGAGATTGCTATTGTCCACAACTTTATTCGTGACAAGTACAAGCTTAAGTTTCAAGAGCTTGAGTCTCTGGTTCATCACCCTATCGATTATGCCCGTGTTGTGAAAAAGATTGGCAATGAGACGGATATAACTCTTGTTGATCTTGGTGACCTTCTTCCATCTGCTATTATTATGGGTATTTCAGTTACTTCTTTAACCACCAAAGGGAGTCCACTGCCAGAGGATGTCCTGCAAAAGGTGTTAGGGGCTTGTGATCGAGCTCTAGATCTTGATTCCGCAAGGAAGAAGGTCCTTGACTTTGTTGAAAGTAAGATGGGATCTATCGCACCTAATCTTTCCGCCATTGTTGGAAGTGCTGTTGCAGCTAAGCTCGTTGGGACTGCTGGAGGTGTGTCAGCACTTGCTAAAATGCCTGCCTGTAATGTTCAAGTTCTTGGCCACAAGAGGAAGAACCTTGCTGGGTTCTCTTCAACATCACAGTCCCGTGTGGGTTATTTGGAGCAGACAGAGATTCTCCAAAGCACACCTCCTGGACTTCGTGCTCGCGCTAGCAGGCTTGTGGCTGCAAAGTCAACTTTGGCAGCAAGAGTTGATGCTACTAGAGGGGACATGGCAG GAATAAATGGAAGAGCTTTGAGGGAGGAGATCCGTAAGAAGATTGAGAAGTGGCAAGAACCTCCTCCTGCAAGGCAGCCTAAGCCACTTCCTGTTCCTGATTCTGAGCCCAAGAAAAGAAGGGGTGGTCGCCGtctaagaaaaatgaaagaaag GTATGCAGTGACAGATATGAGAAAGATGGCCAACAGGATGCGGTTTGGTACACCCGAAGAGAGCTCCCttg GTGCTGGACTTGGTGAAGGCTATGGAATGCTTGGCCAGGCAGGAAGCAACAGGCTGCGAGTATCCAGTGTTCCCAGCAAGCTGAAACTTAATGCTAAGGTCGCCAAAAA GCTTAAAGAACGACAGTATACAGGTGGTGCAACTACCTCTGGTTTGACATCGAGCCTGGCTTTCACTCCTGTGCAG GGGATAGAGTTGTGCAATCCGCAACAGGCTCTAGGATTAGGCAGTGGGACTCAAAGCACTTACTTCTCAGAGTCAGGAACCTTCTCCAAGCTCAAGAAGATATAA
- the LOC104787143 gene encoding U4/U6 small nuclear ribonucleoprotein Prp31 isoform X2, whose product MATLEDSFLADLDELSDNEAEMDENDGDVGNEEEDVDMDMADLETLNYDDLDIVSKLQKSQRYIDIMQKVEEALAKDSDGAEKGTVLEDDPEYKLIVDCNQLSVDIENEIAIVHNFIRDKYKLKFQELESLVHHPIDYARVVKKIGNETDITLVDLGDLLPSAIIMGISVTSLTTKGSPLPEDVLQKVLGACDRALDLDSARKKVLDFVESKMGSIAPNLSAIVGSAVAAKLVGTAGGVSALAKMPACNVQVLGHKRKNLAGFSSTSQSRVGYLEQTEILQSTPPGLRARASRLVAAKSTLAARVDATRGDMAGINGRALREEIRKKIEKWQEPPPARQPKPLPVPDSEPKKRRGGRRLRKMKERYAVTDMRKMANRMRFGTPEESSLGAGLGEGYGMLGQAGSNRLRVSSVPSKLKLNAKVAKKLKERQYTGGATTSGLTSSLAFTPVQGIELCNPQQALGLGSGTQSTYFSESGTFSKLKKI is encoded by the exons ATG GCAACTCTTGAAGATTCATTCCTTGCTGATCTTGACGAGTTATCTGACAATGAAGCAGAAATG GACGAGAATGATGGTGATGTTGGaaacgaggaagaagatgttgaCATGGACATGGCGGATTTAGAGACTCTTAACTATGATGATCTCGACATCGTCTCTAAGCTACAGAAAAGTCAGAGATATATTGATATAATGCAGAAAGTGGAGGAGGCTCTTGCAAAGGATTCTGATGGAGCTGAGAAAGGAACTGTATTGGAAGATGATCCTGAGTACAAGCTTATTGTGGATTGCAATCAGCTCTCTGTTGATATTGAGAATGAGATTGCTATTGTCCACAACTTTATTCGTGACAAGTACAAGCTTAAGTTTCAAGAGCTTGAGTCTCTGGTTCATCACCCTATCGATTATGCCCGTGTTGTGAAAAAGATTGGCAATGAGACGGATATAACTCTTGTTGATCTTGGTGACCTTCTTCCATCTGCTATTATTATGGGTATTTCAGTTACTTCTTTAACCACCAAAGGGAGTCCACTGCCAGAGGATGTCCTGCAAAAGGTGTTAGGGGCTTGTGATCGAGCTCTAGATCTTGATTCCGCAAGGAAGAAGGTCCTTGACTTTGTTGAAAGTAAGATGGGATCTATCGCACCTAATCTTTCCGCCATTGTTGGAAGTGCTGTTGCAGCTAAGCTCGTTGGGACTGCTGGAGGTGTGTCAGCACTTGCTAAAATGCCTGCCTGTAATGTTCAAGTTCTTGGCCACAAGAGGAAGAACCTTGCTGGGTTCTCTTCAACATCACAGTCCCGTGTGGGTTATTTGGAGCAGACAGAGATTCTCCAAAGCACACCTCCTGGACTTCGTGCTCGCGCTAGCAGGCTTGTGGCTGCAAAGTCAACTTTGGCAGCAAGAGTTGATGCTACTAGAGGGGAC ATGGCAGGAATAAATGGAAGAGCTTTGAGGGAGGAGATCCGTAAGAAGATTGAGAAGTGGCAAGAACCTCCTCCTGCAAGGCAGCCTAAGCCACTTCCTGTTCCTGATTCTGAGCCCAAGAAAAGAAGGGGTGGTCGCCGtctaagaaaaatgaaagaaag GTATGCAGTGACAGATATGAGAAAGATGGCCAACAGGATGCGGTTTGGTACACCCGAAGAGAGCTCCCttg GTGCTGGACTTGGTGAAGGCTATGGAATGCTTGGCCAGGCAGGAAGCAACAGGCTGCGAGTATCCAGTGTTCCCAGCAAGCTGAAACTTAATGCTAAGGTCGCCAAAAA GCTTAAAGAACGACAGTATACAGGTGGTGCAACTACCTCTGGTTTGACATCGAGCCTGGCTTTCACTCCTGTGCAG GGGATAGAGTTGTGCAATCCGCAACAGGCTCTAGGATTAGGCAGTGGGACTCAAAGCACTTACTTCTCAGAGTCAGGAACCTTCTCCAAGCTCAAGAAGATATAA